The DNA region GAAAATTTCTAAATTGATTCAATTAACCCGATTTCAATTGAAATTATCCGATTTTAACCCGACCCAACCCACAAAATCAGTGTTCTCGTTCCTTGTACCCACGAACTTCATCTCTCTTCTTCTACTTTGCCCGATTTAAATTACTCTCCTAATTATTCCCCCAACTGCGTCCTTTACTATTAGTTCATGTTGTGGTTTTGAAAACCTGATTTGAGTCACTCGGATTCTTTTCAATACCCAGTTGCTGCTTAATTCCTCTTTTGAGTTCTTCTTGCTTGTAACGTGATAAAAATTGTCTTTGATTGTACTATGTACTTGAAAGAAGGATGTTCTTTGGTGTTGAAAGTCCACAAAAAATCTGTTCCTTTAATCCTCAATGTAAACCCAGTTGATCAACTTAATGGCCAAAACGATAAAAACCCAGTTGAGCTCAAGGAATCTAATGTATTGAAGAGACTACAATACTAAGTAAATATTTCAACTGCTTTAGAGTATTTCAAATGGGTTGCCGATTCAAGATGTTTCAAGCACACCCCCTTTAAAAGGCAGTATTAAACTCGGGGAGCAGTAGGAGATGGAGACTCTTCAATAATGATGAGGGTAGGGTCGGGTCGGGTTAAAATAGGATAAATTCAATTGAACTCAGGTTCTTTGAATCAATTTGAGGATTCCGTCAAATGAAGAATATATTTGTTAACTTTTATAATAGCAAAGGTATAAATGATCTAAATGATctaaggatatttttagccattaaaacaaagtagagggttatttttgacctttttcccaATTATAAAACTTGTTTCTATTTAATTACATAAGAGATTATGTATATGATCTGATTTTATCAGGACAGCAGTTGATTAGagagaaaagggccaaatttaTCCCTCTACATTCAAAAATGGTTTACAGTTAACCTTCGTTATATATTGCAAACAAAAATAACCGTACTGTCAGCATTTTTTTCATGtatgtattaattttatttatttgtttgttttgctTGTTCACTACTTTTATCATGCTGCCTTCAATGGCAAAATGTCATCATCACATGAGTAACCCACTCATCCGTCTCTGCCAGCCAATACAAAATTATCAacttcaattaattttaaattttcagtTAAAGAATGAAGCATCTCCTTACCAATGTTACTGGTGGTTTCGCCTCGGCTCTTATATCCACCTAGAACACAACAAAGAAGGAACTGGACAAATTTAATGGTGATCTGAGAAATTAAGACCTAATGAAGTGAACGATTTGAGAGAttacatctactatatatacataaaaaataattttgctgAAGTCTTTGAATTTCTGAACGAACAAGTCTTCTTATGGTTCTGCTAGTGGAGATGGAAAAGGAGGGTAGTGGCATTAAtggtgttggatgaattattgcAGATGAGATctagagaaaaataagaaagaaaaacagaaaTAAAAATGTAACCTTTTTTCCTTTGATTATTTGGTACAGACGATTTCAAATAGACAGGGGCTTCTGTTTACCAATTCATTTGCAATTATATATTTCTATTTAGatcacttcttcttttttcatttttttctactTCTTGTATAAAATTAGAGACAAGGGGTCAAAATtcacctaaactatcacttttttttgtgtttcatGTCTGAACCATCCGAAGTGAgcaaaacacacctaaactatcactatatAGTTAGCAAAACACACCAGAACGCTGACTAGACTGAAATTTTGACCTCATTCACCTAAATGTGCGTGAAGcaaaattttatcaaaaaatttcGTCCATTTCACATATGTAACTGCTATATATTTGTTGactcattattatttttattttttaaaattttctaattaaTTCTTTAAAATCCTATGCTctcccctttcttcttcatcatttctcaaccatttttcttcatttcttcttctcttgtgcagattttttcatttatttctttttcattatcaaccatgttcttcattttcttcttttgcaaGGGCTAATAAGAtaataagattttctcctcctttttgTTTCCCTTCATCTTCTTGGGGGAAAACCAACCACAGCAGAGATGAGACCGCTGTCGGAGATGAAGAGAATCTCCGGTGAGAATTTTACAAACGGTGAGACCCATTAAATTTTTACAATGATCGTATTTTCTAATTTTACCCAAATATGTTATCCCTTAACTTTTAACCTTTATTCATCCATGGAGAATTAACTTTTGCCACAGTGGAATAATTTATCCAAGTGGTActatttttaaaccaaaaaagaGAATGCAGTACACACACCATCATATATAAGTTTAGGTGTATTTTGCTAACTATATAGTGTTAGTTTAGGTATGTTTCTTCATTTCGGATAATTCAAGtataaaacacaaaaaaaaagtaatagttTGAGTTTGTTTTTGACCCTTTATCTCTATAAAATTATTAGCAACATCCATAAGCTTCTTCAGTCGAGAGCAGCCAGGGCCTGTTTTTGCTTATATCTTCCTATCTAGATCACTTATCATCTTCTTACTCGTCTAAATTTATAAGTAGCAGCCATAGCCAACAAATTTCGCCCCGCCATAGCCAAGCGATCTAAATCAGGCATCCGCTTTGGTAGATAAAGATATATGTACTTGTGCTAATGGACGTCATAAGTATCCGCACAAAATTGGCCATGGAGGCACAAGTTAATTAACTTCGGAATAAAATGTTTGTGGAAAATGAAAACATGTTCGAATAATTATGGTTTATATGGTTTTCTTAAACATATATTTGTGAGTgcaaatcaatttttttaacaaacaCCTTACCTAGAATCAAAACCTGAAAACACAGATTTCACCAAAAAAACATGTTTTGAAAAATcacatttttggaaaatatttttgcaaCATTTTGAAACAAATTTGTACAAACAAACGTGACCAAGCTATGACCAAGCTTTTTGAAGCCCAAAACTTAATCTTTAACAAAGTCATAGACAAAAAATATTCAAGGTAAGACTCAAAAATCGAAAAAACAGGGAAAGTAAAAATCAAACTCTCAAATTTCTTTctagaaaatgaaaatttagtGATATAAACAAGGCATCGACTCAATTAATCAGAGATTGAAAACAATCGATTGTATTCAGTATTATGATGATATGGTAATACTAAGCAAAGTAATGAGGTAGAAGTAGCAGATAAAATTTCCTCTCAGACAAATGCCTCGATTGTCttcattatttttaaagaatggATTATCAGACTCGTCATCTGTTTTGTTCATCACTGAggaactactactactacttcaACCTTGTCTATTTCAACACAAAAAGAACAAAGTAAAAGATAATAATTCATATCCCTAATATATATGTGCACTACAGTGAACAACGATTACCTCCACAGCAAGAGTAAGTAAAGCTTAGATTGAAGTTGTTGTACTTATAGGCGTCTGTAGGTTAGGTTTGGCGTTAGGGTTTTGGCAGCCGAGAAAATCTGCCTAAATTAACTTGCGGAAATATCCTGGGCCGCGATTGAGTACTGGGCTTTTTTCTTGTCCTGGTCCAGTTTAAGCACTTCAACTGAACTAAGTAatacccttcaaaggcactggtctttaatatttgtccctcaaattggtggtctttaatttttgaccatCGCTTAATATCCGatgttctgggttcgaaccccagctcaataaaataaaataaaataaattgcaaggcagaggtttggattcgcaagatagagttttgcattcaaaactccgtctgaggcctaactttgttatgaaactctgccttgcgattttttttttcaactgaGCCGGAGTTCGAACctcaaacctcatggtattaggcgaaggataaaaattaaagaccaccaatttgaggggaaaaaattaaagaccagtgcctttgaaggataatcgtgcaaatgactCCTTAGATATTGTCCTTCGGAGGTGAGGAAAAGTAACAAGGAGTTTGGTTTGAGGCATAAGCCAAGATCTCGGTGTAAGAGATCGATATAGCTTTATGTtatatttgattattgatattgcaaTTCCCATAACTTAAGTATTATACGAAAaattatacattattttatacGAAATAGTAGGCGGAATAAGTAATACTTATACTAACAAGGGAGAAGAATCATATTTGCCCTCTACAATTGAAAAAAAGTTTAATATAACACTCAGTTATGCTATCAGTTCACGTATATAATTAATATTATGCTATCAATCCATATACGTCTGTAAAGTTATAAAAATGGCTTAAATTTGCCCTTCCTGTTTAAACAACATCCATTTTAGCTAAAATGACATGCCAAATCACCAAATCAACGCTAGTGCCTCCTCATGCCAGTTGTAGTGCCCAGCAGAATATAACCAGAAGAGAGAACCTTTTTATACACTCAACAAATTTATGACAAGTAGTTTAGACATTTCCCTTAAGAAGTGGAGATTTTCAATTTAAATGACAATCCAAAGGTATAaagagattttattttttgagtgaGCAAATAGCCTATATATGTAGCATTTCTCATGAAGAAAAATTGAACTTCAATAGTTGTGCGATATTTCAACTTCAagcaaaataaatttttatcatAAGTCTTAAACAACTGTTTTAAGAAGTGTAAGAATTTAGTTtcgaaaattaaaatcattttttttgtttcaaattcTAGTTTGCGAGAGTAAAAGTTTATATAATACTTCTCtggcaaaaaaaattaaaaagacacCGTACTTTTGTTTCcaagaaatatttaaataataaaaaattagctCATCCATGATGGGTGGCTGGTTGCACAAGGGCAGTTATTATCATAATCTCAATTGCAATGCTACGCACCCATTGGGCATGCCTGGGTTGCACAAGGCAGTCCTGCAGTCTGGAATTCAGTTGCAACGCACCCATGGTGGGTGGCTTAGTAATCTAACCACTAAATACCGCCTAAGTGGTGCTCTAAACGTAGGCTTCTCCAATTAATaaacaaatccactaatttaaTTAAGAGCGGTGTGGGATCACAGTTGCTGCGATATTGCAATAATTGCATATGTATATCGCATTCAACTACTGAGGTAACCCCCCCAGATTTGGTGCAGATATTACTGAATTTCAAAGAGTAAAGTTATCTCTTTTGTCTATACTCATCCAATTTTCCTTTATTATTAAGTCTTCTTTTGACAAAGAGTACTCATGTCACGTGAAATAGGGATACAATCTGGCCCTTAACTTGACAATGAACCACATTGTCAAAGAAATGACTAGTATTGAACAAGTAATCGGATCCttccaagaaaaattatttccacCCAGAAAGGGATCTAAAAGGAACGAAAAGAATGATTATGTTCTGATAAAGGCAGTACgattttttcaacatttttttgaCATTTAACAGCTTCAGGGTGCAAAACACATACTTAACAGCTGACTTGttactaatttgtaaatatttttcctGATTGAATGGGCAAGAGTGAGTTTCTCTGTACAAGTCGCTAGTCCTTTAGTTCAATGCACAAAGGATTCACTTTATCTGTCTATTATTCAGTTTTCATTGGTTCTCAGTGGTGCAGATAAAATGATTGAGCTGCTTTCCGATTGGCAAAGGCAATGAGAAAGAGAAATTGTTTCTAAAGGAGAAGAAGTAGACTGAGACTTAATCCTTCCCTTCTTTTAATAAAAGGGGATTCGACAGGTCTTTTCAAACCCGCAACGTTCCGTTTTAGTGCATTATGTGATGGCAATTTTTGGGGACAACTGGACCATGAAATGATTGAATAGTCCAAAAACAATTTTCCTCAGTAAAACACCATCTAAGTTGAACACTAAGCAACAAATAATACTATTATTGTTGCAGAGTTTGATGTCCAATTAATACTCCAAATTCCCAAGGCAAGTGATGCTCCTACCAAGCCAACAAGGTGACATTGACAACTCTGGTATCTAAAGCTACTTTGAATTCATCAAAATAAAAAGTAGTTCATCATGATAATTCACTTTCTCATCCAGAGAAGAGACACTTcagattttcattctttttatgcTTCAGTGATACGCAATGTTTAATTAGACCCTCTTATTCAGACTTTTGCAGATTATTATACAGGTGGAATACTATAAACAGTTTCCTACCTAATTAAGAGCAGATTAAAAAATGTTTAACTGGATATTATAAGTGGTAAATTCAAATTCCTTACATTACCGTTCAACTGCAACTTCTTAACCACCGTGTTTCTCCGAACTTATCCTTGACATCTAAATATAGAAAACAGCAACttacaaacaaaaaagaatctGTCCACTAAAGAATAAGTTGGAAAACAAACAATTTCTCAATTACAGCACAACAGatatataatttaaaactaaaagTAGAAACCATTAGGTAGAAGAAAGAAGTTGATTTGTTTCTTATTTGGCTctattgatgatgatgacgatgaccCCGTCCTTTCCTGGCCTCCACAACGGTTGGCTCATGCGAATCACACACTTGCGTCTTGAATTTACACCCTAACTTCTTTCTCCaccctcctcctccttcttcacCGCCGCCGTGTTTGCCTACCTTATCGATCTTCTGGATCGCTTTCTTCATTGTGGAGCATTCTCGTTCCAGTTCCTGTACTCGAGTCCTCATGCTATCCATATCCAATCGTAGCACCTGATTCTCTCTCACTGTTTTCCTCCACGTGCTACTCCCTTCCTGTCCACGTGTCACCCCAACTACTCCTGTCgtttcctcttcctcttctccACCTTCCCCCTCCCCTTCTCCGCGGCCGTCCATAAGCCGCGGGATTTCTCCTGGTGCCACGTCGGCAACCATAAGAGTTCCGGCAATTGCTTGCCGGAGCTGGAGTTGTTCGAAGAACAACACTTGAACTACGGCTCTAAGCGGAAGCCGTTCGTTCTGAGCTGCGTGTGTACACGCTTCTAGTGTTAGCTTCTGGCAATCCATTACTCCACAAATATTCTCCCTCTCCGCTTCCGATATCCATGGATGCGCCTGCATAAGGAATTTAATTAACAATGTTAAAAACAAATTATTGAACTAAGCAAGTGAATAAGTGgccctttttttaattaagaaaatgtcACTACCTTGAGATACACATCGACAGCTCTGTAAAGGCCATCATCAAAAAGTCTTGCTTGGTCCGGCAATGCAACAGCCAATTCATAGAATTTCTCCGGCAATAAGTTATTATCGGAAGCGATTTCTGATAAGTAACCATCGATTAACTTTCCAACTAACATTAACGCTGCGGATCTGACACTGATGTTCTCTTCTTCACCTTGAATTCTAGCCGTCGATCTCTCTTCCAATCCGTTCAAGAAATATCCTAATATTCTCTCCACACAAGCGACATCATATAACGTTTCATTCAGATACGAATAGCTTGGAATGAGAAGATCGTCCAATGTCGCTTGTTCCAATTGAGATCCGATTTTCCTCTCCAATGCAGCTCTAGAAGCTTCTGAAGCATTCAGTATATTCGCTGTTCTTAATAACCCGAAGAGAATCCTTGTTGCTGTTGAAGTTCTTGAGCTAGTTTCTTCAGGAAGGTTAGTAATTATAGTCTCCAAAAGTTCTCTCTGTTCATTCTCTGAAGGTATCGAAGACGACGATGATGTCTTTCTACTCGAGCGTGAAATTCCTGGAATGTACTTCTTCGCGTAATACATTAGACAGCTCTCGATAATCTCCGAACTCAAATCTCTAGCTTTCATAGCGGAGATCAAACGCTTGAACAAAGGCAAACTCAAGTGGCCTAGCTCTTCGAACCATGAATCCATACCACCTCTATTGACACCTTTACGGCGAGTATTTGTTTCGACTGATCCGTCATTCACTGGCCAGCCAAAGAGAGACGGATCAGCAGATGAAGCTCTAACAGCAACGGCGTCAATACATCTTTGAACAATGCCGAGTGTTTCAGCTAATAACAAGATGTTCTTGCAAGAGTTTAGGGTTCTAATTGAATCCTTAATACTCTTTAGCACTGTCTGTGAAAGAAACCTCTCTGTCTTGGAAATGAGGTTATCTTCGGAGTACTCTTCAGTCATTTCCAAGTACTCACCCGCACAGCGTAGTGGAGCAACGTTTGATGCAGATAGCTCGATTTTCACACCGTAGCAGAACTTGGCAGCTATCTCGAATGTCTCTGAACCGCCAGGGAAATCAGGGAGAGAAATACAACATTGCTGCAGGTCCTCGTCattctcctcctcttcttcttcaatctcCTCGTTGTCTTGTTCAGCAGGTTTGTGGATTTTATTGTTACTTGCATTTGTCTCTTGCTCTGTTATCATCTCATGAAGCTTTCTACTTTTTGACATCAGAGGAAACTGAAACAACCCacacaaaaacaaacaaacacatAAGAAACATAGTATTAGTACTTCAGAATCCATTCATTCAACAGGTAAGTGTAACTGACCTTGTGAAGATGGAAGGTCATATCTTCAACTTCAATGATGATATCGCTGGGTAATCCCGTAGTACAAAACCTGAAAAATGTAGAAAAATCAATGAATCTGAGTTAACAATAAGTGAAGAAGAAGTAGACAAGTGACATTGTTACTCACCATGCTTGGCCTTTGGAGGTGGGGTGGTCAGGGGGCGCCATTTTTCTTCAATGTAACAAGAAAGGTGAAACTTTAGTAAGTACTAAGATAGATCCATGAAGATAAGGTGTTTGAAAGAAAGTCAGATTTGTCTCTGCGAAATGATTATGTAGGttgaaaaacagaaaaaagagATGATGAAATAGATgagttttcttttccaaaatcTGTCGTTTCCTTTTGATGAACTAGATCAGaatcttcttttctctctctctctaggtcTAGGGTTTGAAGGGAAGAAGAAAGCTGGGTGGAGGATTCAAAAAGTAATCACACAGACTTTGATTCACTTTGTAAGAATACACAGATGTATGAGAAATTATTATCGTCATcatcaatttttcctttttttgtgcTTATAAGCACCAAAAGCACACTTTGCTTGCCAACTACTGTTATTGCTTTTTTGCATCAACGCTACCCTATTATAAAATGACTAGAATTTCtaattttctattattatttgAGTGGGCCTAAAGTTTAATTTGAGATCACAATCATACCCAACTTGATTAGAGGAGTGTGTAGTGGCAGAAAGGAGTATTCACGTTATTGTCATAATCAACATTTGATTTGCTTTGTTTCTTTGGAGGAACTAGGAAGTATGTTATTATACAATTAATTATATCTCATTCTGAAATTAATTGAAGCAATTTTATGAATTACATATCTTAATTCATGAGAAAGCACTCGTCtcaaatttattattttcaaaGTAAATTTCACCTTACCTCATTAACCTTTTAAGACAGGGAAACAATACCTGCCCACCTTTTGAATGAAAACATATACCGCCTTTAACCTAAAAATCAActacaaaaatgaaaaatcatcaCTGGAATTTACAAAGGGACGTTACTATTACTTGTTAGAGGGAAAGTAACATTGATATATCTTTTCATATTGTATTGGACAAGTTTCATACAATATTTGTGGCAAGGTTCAATCACCAAGACTCTATCGTTGGAgtcaaaaagagaaaaggagacTAATGGAACAAATGATTTCAAGATTATGGGGTTataagggcaattcgcagaattgccacTTCGTTCAAAAAtgcctttaaatttttttcatttgaaatcttttaaatttttcttttcgcAGATAAACCCATAGGttcggggttcgaacccacgcgcaataaaattttaaaaaaattcgcgagagcaagtttaaattttatgctACGACGACGTACGAACGTGAGCAATTACGAGTTATCATAGGATGCAAGATCTTATCTTTATGGGCTTGGCgtaagtttgataattcgtttCAAAAAGTTTATCTGGGATCCCtagataaaagtttgcccattaaaagtatgccgaCCATAACTTTATTGAAGGATCATCATAAAGTTATCTTGCAGACTTAAGATAATTTATGCCTTATCATGGCATTTAGCACGTAAGTATCTTGGTCCAGATATTGATAATTCTTCCGTAAAGTTATCTTCGTCCGTAAAGTTTGCCGCATTAAAAGTATCTGCACTTGGCGATAACTTTTGCgaaggaattatcaaaattATCGCCAGGCCGGCATCACGATGCTAAgttcatttataaaaaaatgatGCTGTCCagataaaatgtgtaattccttaacaagtttatgttGTTGGTGACGCCATAAAAATTAAAcgcttataatttttttaaaatttattctcGTGGAAGTTGGCTTGCCAGGGCCTATGGGTGTTAGTGaagaaaaatttaaacatttcaaatatgaggggcgtgaaatttaaagaccaccccaaaagaagggcactccgcgcaaaaaaatgggGTTATAATGACATGAATGTGGATGGTCCCAAAAGGGGGCCTCCAGCTAAAAGGTGGCCCATCTGGGCTGTGTCCAGTTATCGTACCTTTTAAGGATCCATGAAAATTTGAATTCTACTCAATATAAAGCCCACTTTTCCTGCTACACCACCACacgaatattttttattatttttttaaaaaaataatagcaCGACgacatttattttcttattaaattaaatttataataacAGCTTGAGAGCAATCTGACAGTCCAGAGTTGGGTAGTTCACACCTATTCCATGAaatatttcaatttcatttattttgatttcttaCCTGGTATTAGGTATTTGCGTTGAAATCTTGATTAATTTGATTCAGGCAGCACAAGATATTAAAGTGGGAAGCACTTCTTATTAGGAAATTTTTCTATATTCAAAACTCGAATACGAAGTATCTGGTTAAGAGTAAAGAAATCTtacattccaatacaatttttgataattatttttatttctctcACGCCACAACAATATTCCCGTTCATCAGTCATTTTTGCTATATATTGTTTTTTCGAGTAAAGTAATCCAAATATTAGTCATTATAATAtctttaaaaaggaaaattaagcAAACTCATCTCACAGAGACCGTGATTATTAGAATGTACAAGTGATGACACCTATAATTTCCGACCAGATTTCTCTGATTAAAAAGAGACGTGACTTCACCAAAACGTggaaatacaaaaacaaaatatagataaaaaaaaggtaaaatttataaataaatacctTATTTAGCTTCTCCTCTTCCTACCATTAGTATTTCACCCttttaatattaccattcgtagctaaaaatcaaccgatttgtgtatgttttagATGTATTTGTTGCCGAAAAAATACATgagcatgtgacaaaaaaagga from Lycium ferocissimum isolate CSIRO_LF1 chromosome 2, AGI_CSIRO_Lferr_CH_V1, whole genome shotgun sequence includes:
- the LOC132046921 gene encoding BTB/POZ domain-containing protein At5g66560, yielding MAPPDHPTSKGQAWFCTTGLPSDIIIEVEDMTFHLHKFPLMSKSRKLHEMITEQETNASNNKIHKPAEQDNEEIEEEEEENDEDLQQCCISLPDFPGGSETFEIAAKFCYGVKIELSASNVAPLRCAGEYLEMTEEYSEDNLISKTERFLSQTVLKSIKDSIRTLNSCKNILLLAETLGIVQRCIDAVAVRASSADPSLFGWPVNDGSVETNTRRKGVNRGGMDSWFEELGHLSLPLFKRLISAMKARDLSSEIIESCLMYYAKKYIPGISRSSRKTSSSSSIPSENEQRELLETIITNLPEETSSRTSTATRILFGLLRTANILNASEASRAALERKIGSQLEQATLDDLLIPSYSYLNETLYDVACVERILGYFLNGLEERSTARIQGEEENISVRSAALMLVGKLIDGYLSEIASDNNLLPEKFYELAVALPDQARLFDDGLYRAVDVYLKAHPWISEAERENICGVMDCQKLTLEACTHAAQNERLPLRAVVQVLFFEQLQLRQAIAGTLMVADVAPGEIPRLMDGRGEGEGEGGEEEEETTGVVGVTRGQEGSSTWRKTVRENQVLRLDMDSMRTRVQELERECSTMKKAIQKIDKVGKHGGGEEGGGGWRKKLGCKFKTQVCDSHEPTVVEARKGRGHRHHHQ